From Arachis stenosperma cultivar V10309 chromosome 2, arast.V10309.gnm1.PFL2, whole genome shotgun sequence, one genomic window encodes:
- the LOC130960978 gene encoding disease resistance protein RUN1-like isoform X3: MSSTASSSSQKKEPGLMKFTTSSYRNWIYDVYVSFDRTTNKFVSDLYARLSAAGVRVFKDEMEPRSGDQLLFKAIEDSRISIVVFSRSYGDSKWWLKELEKIMECRSSKGQKVVPVFYGVDPSEAGAAFAYREPLREAACLPGFVTYISRERDEALDNIVEHITAFLGGKDHWFTLPNVEKLQPRVQDLIQVQLLNYDKVLILGIWGMAGIGKTTIAMALYNQICYRFQRRMFVDNISERCEQHSIVSLQEELFSCICKTTEETKEEAKKEATKETTEETTKEAVEEATEEEREETTAEKAKIHDIESGKLLLKKNLSNKKTLLVLDDVTERDHLEALCGSREWFGPGSTIIITTRDRSMLKDADDIYTVKGMNYDESIELFCWHAFKNKEIPAEEYREHAESIVEYCGGVPLFLEVAGSHLYGKMIEEWEPALEELEENPPYKLQRFRQVSFDSLRDDSLKKIFLDIVCFFVGMNWNHVVKILNGTGHNGEKALTALEDKCLVTVDGNQLQMHTLIEEIGREIVDEESRLTPKLSTYDVFLSFRGKDTRATFTSHLHAALENAGFYVFKDDVQLPRGEWISISLLEAVRDSRMSIIVLSTNYAGSKWCLEELENIMQLQRTTAHTVVPIFYGVDPSEVRHQSGVFGQKFNDLLRSHPVEEDKEKSWRTSLRQVGSLSGIVVVNSRNEYEDIKKVVEDVTHLLDKTELFVADYPVGVTSRVQNVINLLMEQQSKDVLLLGICGMGGLGKTTIAKALYNQLSRKFDCKCFLLNIREVWEQDNGQVSLQDRLLSDIYKTTKIPIRSTESGKLELKNRLCHKRVLLVLDDIDKVEQMNALCGSHEWFGSGSCIIITTRDEHLVKMRGVEPIIYRLDEMDDSEAIELFSWHAFKQAYPDTNFSVLTKDVVAYSSGLPLALEVLGSYLCDREIEVWKNALEKLKRIPNHKIQEKLRISFDSLSDDTEKEIFLDIACFFIGMDRSDVIQILNDCGLFAEIGISVLRERSLVTVDSTNNLGMHNLLRDMGREIIREESPDEPEKRSRLWLHEEVLHVLKEYKGTTTITGLALKSPRTNPISLSTKAFEEMNKLRLLQLEKVQLDGDFKYISRDLRWMSWHGFPLSHIPKNCCQKGLVAIELEYGNLKIAWKQAQLLNKLKILNLSHSHQLRETPDFSYLPNLEKLILEDCSSLSSVSHTIGHLNQLLLINLKDCKSLRSLPRSIYKLKSLKTLILSGCLMIDKLEEDMEQMESLTTLKAEDTAITQVPNALVRMKNIGYISLCGFEGLVRDVLPSIIWSWTYPTNNVSSLFQNTLYHLSSMIRKLPKRSSLLLESGLQLEIPEDVVLKTLDATNCKITNLDENASVDDITEDENVTVLDSDDMETDMNENVSDFEDMAVDRNAVVSDMLTDKSIDIISNGGESRISRFSRLRSLVHVVLKARLFWFGFIAVLIWITCSYSENQQCSTSFQVCQHTPTFKEAEVIPNKQVMKLLEEESKRKSKLSYSRRVVEPSPESKNIEASATIKNSRPKSKGDMPLVKTYPPAIASLSNSQEMSDNSELFLLQILKMMNLH; this comes from the exons GGAGAGAGATGAAGCCTTAGACAATATTGTTGAACATATCACTGCCTTTTTAGGTGGTAAGGATCACTGGTTCACTCTGCCGAATGTAGAGAAATTGCAACCTCGGGTGCAGGATTTAATTCAAGTTCAACTGTTGAATTATGATAAAGTTTTAATACTTGGGATATGGGGAATGGCAGGCATTGGTAAAACAACCATTGCCATGGCTCTTTATAATCAAATCTGTTACAGATTCCAGAGGAGGATGTTTGTTGACAATATCAGCGAGAGATGTGAGCAGCATAGTATAGTTTCTTTACAGGAAGAGCTTTTTTCTTGTATCTGCAAAACAAcagaagaaacaaaagaagaagcaaagaaagaagcaacaaaagaaACAACAGAGGAGACAACAAAAGAAGCAGTGGAAGAAGCAAcggaagaagaaagggaagaaacTACTGCAGAAAAAGCAAAGATTCATGACATTGAATCAGGAAAGcttttattaaagaaaaatcTCAGCAATAAAAAAACGCTTCTTGTTCTAGACGATGTGACTGAACGAGACCATTTAGAGGCTTTGTGCGGAAGTCGCGAGTGGTTTGGTCCTGGAAGCACAATAATCATCACCACTAGGGATAGGAGTATGCTCAAGGACGCTGATGATATATATACAGTGAAAGGAATGAATTATGATGAATCTATTGAGCTATTTTGTTGGCACGCATTCAAGAATAAGGAAATTCCTGCAGAAGAGTATCGCGAACATGCAGAATCTATAGTTGAGTATTGTGGGGGAGTACCACTTTTTCTTGAAGTAGCTGGATCCCATTTATATGGAAAGATGATAGAAGAGTGGGAGCCTGCATTGGAAGAACTTGAGGAAAATCCTCCTTATAAATTGCAGAGGTTTCGACAAGTTAGCTTTGATAGTTTAAGAGATGACTCACTGAAGAAGATATTTCTTGATATAGTTTGTTTCTTTGTTGGTATGAACTGGAACCATGTTGTGAAAATATTGAATGGCACTGGACATAATGGAGAAAAGGCCTTAACTGCCCTTGAAGATAAATGTTTAGTAACTGTTGATGGCAACCAGCTTCAAATGCATACCTTGATAGAAGAAATTGGAAGAGAAATCGTTGATGAGGAATCACGTCTTACTCCCAAG CTAAGTACCTATGATGTATTCTTGAGTTTCCGAGGAAAAGATACTCGTGCAACATTCACTTCACATCTCCATGCGGCTCTAGAAAATGCTGGATTTTATGTTTTCAAGGATGATGTTCAACTTCCAAGGGGAGAATGGATATCAATCTCACTACTGGAAGCAGTGAGAGACTCCAGAATGTCTATTATTGTGCTGTCTACAAATTATGCTGGTTCAAAATGGTGTCTGGAAGAGTTAGAGAATATAATGCAGCTTCAAAGAACCACGGCTCACACAGTCGTGCCAATATTCTACGGTGTAGATCCCTCCGAAGTACGTCACCAAAGTGGTGTATTTGGACAAAAATTTAATGATCTTTTAAGAAGTCATCCAGTGGAGGAAGACAAGGAGAAAAGTTGGAGGACATCACTCCGTCAAGTTGGTAGCCTTTCAGGAATTGTTGTGGTAAATTCCAG GAATGAGTATGAGGATATCAAGAAGGTTGTTGAAGATGTTACTCATTTGCTTGACAAGACAGAATTGTTTGTTGCAGACTATCCGGTGGGAGTAACATCTCGTGTGCAAAATGTGATCAATCTATTGATggaacaacaatcaaaagatgTTTTACTTCTTGGGATATGTGGCATGGGAGGACTTGGTAAAACAACCATTGCCAAAGCTCTTTATAATCAACTTAGTCGCAAATTTGATTGTAAGTGCTTCCTACTAAACATCAGGGAAGTTTGGGAGCAAGATAATGGTCAAGTTTCTTTACAAGATCGTCTCCTTTCTGATATTTACAAAACAACAAAGATACCGATACGTAGCACTGAATCAGGAAAACTTGAATTGAAGAATCGACTTTGCCACAAAAGGGTACTTCTTGTTCTTGATGATATAGATAAAGTGGAACAAATGAATGCATTGTGTGGAAGTCATGAATGGTTTGGTTCCGGAAGCTGTATAATCATCACAACAAGAGATGAGCATCTGGTTAAAATGCGTGGCGTTGAACCTATAATTTATAGATTGGATGAAATGGATGATAGTGAAGCTATTGAGCTTTTTAGTTGGCATGCATTCAAGCAAGCATATCCAGACACAAATTTTTCTGTCCTTACCAAAGATGTAGTTGCATATTCTTCTGGACTGCCACTTGCTCTGGAGGTTCTTGGGTCCTATTTGTGTGATAGGGAAATCGAAGTGTGGAAGAATGCTTTGGAGAAACTTAAAAGGATTCCCAATCATAAAATACAGGAGAAGCTAAGAATAAGTTTTGATAGTCTTAGTGATGATACTGAGAAAGAGATATTTCTTGATATAGCATGCTTTTTCATTGGAATGGACCGAAGTGATGTTATTCAGATATTAAATGATTGTGGACTTTTCGCTGAAATCGGAATCAGTGTCCTTAGAGAGCGAAGCCTTGTAACTGTTGACAGCACAAACAATCTTGGAATGCATAATTTGCTAAGGGACATGGGAAGAGAAATAATTCGCGAGGAATCACCAGATGAACCTGAGAAGCGTAGTAGATTATGGCTTCATGAGGAAGTCCTTCATGTATTAAAAGAATACAAG GGAACTACAACTATCACAGGACTGGCTTTGAAGTCACCAAGGACGAATCCAATTTCATTGAGCACAAAGGCATTTGAAGAGATGAATAAACTCAGATTGCTTCAGCTCGAAAAAGTACAACTTGATGGAGATTTCAAATATATTTCTAGAGATCTTAGATGGATGAGTTGGCATGGATTTCCTTTGAGTCACATTCCTAAAAACTGCTGTCAGAAAGGTTTAGTTGCCATTGAGTTGGAATATGGCAATCTCAAAATAGCATGGAAGCAGGCTCAG TTGTTGAATAAGCTGAAAATTCTGAATCTCAGTCATTCTCATCAATTGAGAGAAACTCCAGACTTTTCATACTTACCTAACCTTGAAAAGCTAATACTGGAAGATTGTTCGAGTTTGTCTTCAGTTTCCCATACCATTGGACATCTCAATCAACTTCTTCTGATAAATCTGAAAGATTGTAAAAGCCTTCGTAGCCTTCCGCGAAGCATCTATAAGTTAAAGTCACTCAAAACTCTCATTCTTTCTGGATGCTTAATGATTGACAAGTTGGAAGAGGACATGGAACAGATGGAATCTTTGACAACCTTGAAGGCAGAAGACACTGCTATAACACAAGTTCCAAATGCACTAGTAAGAATGAAAAATATTGGTTATATATCTTTGTGTGGCTTTGAAGGATTGGTTCGGGATGTTCTTCCATCTATCATTTGGTCATGGACCTATCCAACAAATAATGTGTCATCTCTGTTTCAAAATACTCTCTATCATCTATCATCTATGATCAGAAAACTTCCAAAGCGTAGTAGTCTTTTGTTGGAATCCGGTCTGCAACTTGAGATACCTGAAGATGTGGTCTTGAAAACATTAGATGCTACAAATTGCAAGATAACTAATCTTGATGAAAATGCTTCCGTCGATGATATCACAGAAGATGAGAATGTGACTGTTTTGGATTCTGATGATATGGAGACCGATATGAATGAGAATGTTTCTGATTTTGAAGATATGGCAGTTGACAGAAATGCTGTTGTTTCTGATATGCTAACAGATAAAAGCATTGATATCATTTCCAATGGAGGCGAAAGT AGAATTAGCAGATTCTCCAGACTTCGTTCTCTTGTTCATGTTGTTCTAAAGGCACGACTATTTTGGTTTGGTTTTATTGCTGTCCTAATTTGGATCACATGCAGTTATTCTGAAAATCAACAATGTTCAACCTCATTTCAAG TATGTCAGCACACACCCACTTTTAAGGAAGCAGAGGTAATTCCCAATAAGCAAGTAATGAAGTTGTTAGAGGAGGAAAGTAAAAGAAAGAGTAAACTCTCATATAGTCGAAGAGTTGTGGAGCCTTCCCCGGAAAGTAAAAACATCGAAGCATCGGCAACCATCAAGAACTCCAGGCCAAAGTCTAAAGGAGATATGCCTTTAGTTAAG ACATATCCACCTGCAATTGCTTCATTATCTAACTCTCAAGAGATGTCAGACAATTCAGA ACTCTTTTTGCTTCAAATCCTAAAGATGATGAACTTGCATTGA
- the LOC130960978 gene encoding uncharacterized protein LOC130960978 isoform X1 — MSSTASSSSQKKEPGLMKFTTSSYRNWIYDVYVSFDRTTNKFVSDLYARLSAAGVRVFKDEMEPRSGDQLLFKAIEDSRISIVVFSRSYGDSKWWLKELEKIMECRSSKGQKVVPVFYGVDPSEAGAAFAYREPLREAACLPGFVTYISRERDEALDNIVEHITAFLGGKDHWFTLPNVEKLQPRVQDLIQVQLLNYDKVLILGIWGMAGIGKTTIAMALYNQICYRFQRRMFVDNISERCEQHSIVSLQEELFSCICKTTEETKEEAKKEATKETTEETTKEAVEEATEEEREETTAEKAKIHDIESGKLLLKKNLSNKKTLLVLDDVTERDHLEALCGSREWFGPGSTIIITTRDRSMLKDADDIYTVKGMNYDESIELFCWHAFKNKEIPAEEYREHAESIVEYCGGVPLFLEVAGSHLYGKMIEEWEPALEELEENPPYKLQRFRQVSFDSLRDDSLKKIFLDIVCFFVGMNWNHVVKILNGTGHNGEKALTALEDKCLVTVDGNQLQMHTLIEEIGREIVDEESRLTPKLSTYDVFLSFRGKDTRATFTSHLHAALENAGFYVFKDDVQLPRGEWISISLLEAVRDSRMSIIVLSTNYAGSKWCLEELENIMQLQRTTAHTVVPIFYGVDPSEVRHQSGVFGQKFNDLLRSHPVEEDKEKSWRTSLRQVGSLSGIVVVNSRNEYEDIKKVVEDVTHLLDKTELFVADYPVGVTSRVQNVINLLMEQQSKDVLLLGICGMGGLGKTTIAKALYNQLSRKFDCKCFLLNIREVWEQDNGQVSLQDRLLSDIYKTTKIPIRSTESGKLELKNRLCHKRVLLVLDDIDKVEQMNALCGSHEWFGSGSCIIITTRDEHLVKMRGVEPIIYRLDEMDDSEAIELFSWHAFKQAYPDTNFSVLTKDVVAYSSGLPLALEVLGSYLCDREIEVWKNALEKLKRIPNHKIQEKLRISFDSLSDDTEKEIFLDIACFFIGMDRSDVIQILNDCGLFAEIGISVLRERSLVTVDSTNNLGMHNLLRDMGREIIREESPDEPEKRSRLWLHEEVLHVLKEYKGTTTITGLALKSPRTNPISLSTKAFEEMNKLRLLQLEKVQLDGDFKYISRDLRWMSWHGFPLSHIPKNCCQKGLVAIELEYGNLKIAWKQAQLLNKLKILNLSHSHQLRETPDFSYLPNLEKLILEDCSSLSSVSHTIGHLNQLLLINLKDCKSLRSLPRSIYKLKSLKTLILSGCLMIDKLEEDMEQMESLTTLKAEDTAITQVPNALVRMKNIGYISLCGFEGLVRDVLPSIIWSWTYPTNNVSSLFQNTLYHLSSMIRKLPKRSSLLLESGLQLEIPEDVVLKTLDATNCKITNLDENASVDDITEDENVTVLDSDDMETDMNENVSDFEDMAVDRNAVVSDMLTDKSIDIISNGGESRISRFSRLRSLVHVVLKARLFWFGFIAVLIWITCSYSENQQCSTSFQVCQHTPTFKEAEVIPNKQVMKLLEEESKRKSKLSYSRRVVEPSPESKNIEASATIKNSRPKSKGDMPLVKTYPPAIASLSNSQEMSDNSEYDSNTQNQDELLQTLFASNPKDDELALIADPTSLIITQEDNDLLAELEQILSESYVLSANKVTSATSVSELQSLPLIAVIQKVQLLLDNELEALVADNDIRKQLLDYLAHLVQMKSQVPTNLQKLVKEIKEFYEGFLGNFPPIQEVLDNHQRLIDTKNRLEGELEIAKAKQAHFSTSISKGKVRINEMSKEINELQVKLKALYDKRDKLKSTVKLCEVETININRKAVTWVKETEEVVSTLKASESAFKNAESSKHNYERKLSELKRALGKIKH; from the exons GGAGAGAGATGAAGCCTTAGACAATATTGTTGAACATATCACTGCCTTTTTAGGTGGTAAGGATCACTGGTTCACTCTGCCGAATGTAGAGAAATTGCAACCTCGGGTGCAGGATTTAATTCAAGTTCAACTGTTGAATTATGATAAAGTTTTAATACTTGGGATATGGGGAATGGCAGGCATTGGTAAAACAACCATTGCCATGGCTCTTTATAATCAAATCTGTTACAGATTCCAGAGGAGGATGTTTGTTGACAATATCAGCGAGAGATGTGAGCAGCATAGTATAGTTTCTTTACAGGAAGAGCTTTTTTCTTGTATCTGCAAAACAAcagaagaaacaaaagaagaagcaaagaaagaagcaacaaaagaaACAACAGAGGAGACAACAAAAGAAGCAGTGGAAGAAGCAAcggaagaagaaagggaagaaacTACTGCAGAAAAAGCAAAGATTCATGACATTGAATCAGGAAAGcttttattaaagaaaaatcTCAGCAATAAAAAAACGCTTCTTGTTCTAGACGATGTGACTGAACGAGACCATTTAGAGGCTTTGTGCGGAAGTCGCGAGTGGTTTGGTCCTGGAAGCACAATAATCATCACCACTAGGGATAGGAGTATGCTCAAGGACGCTGATGATATATATACAGTGAAAGGAATGAATTATGATGAATCTATTGAGCTATTTTGTTGGCACGCATTCAAGAATAAGGAAATTCCTGCAGAAGAGTATCGCGAACATGCAGAATCTATAGTTGAGTATTGTGGGGGAGTACCACTTTTTCTTGAAGTAGCTGGATCCCATTTATATGGAAAGATGATAGAAGAGTGGGAGCCTGCATTGGAAGAACTTGAGGAAAATCCTCCTTATAAATTGCAGAGGTTTCGACAAGTTAGCTTTGATAGTTTAAGAGATGACTCACTGAAGAAGATATTTCTTGATATAGTTTGTTTCTTTGTTGGTATGAACTGGAACCATGTTGTGAAAATATTGAATGGCACTGGACATAATGGAGAAAAGGCCTTAACTGCCCTTGAAGATAAATGTTTAGTAACTGTTGATGGCAACCAGCTTCAAATGCATACCTTGATAGAAGAAATTGGAAGAGAAATCGTTGATGAGGAATCACGTCTTACTCCCAAG CTAAGTACCTATGATGTATTCTTGAGTTTCCGAGGAAAAGATACTCGTGCAACATTCACTTCACATCTCCATGCGGCTCTAGAAAATGCTGGATTTTATGTTTTCAAGGATGATGTTCAACTTCCAAGGGGAGAATGGATATCAATCTCACTACTGGAAGCAGTGAGAGACTCCAGAATGTCTATTATTGTGCTGTCTACAAATTATGCTGGTTCAAAATGGTGTCTGGAAGAGTTAGAGAATATAATGCAGCTTCAAAGAACCACGGCTCACACAGTCGTGCCAATATTCTACGGTGTAGATCCCTCCGAAGTACGTCACCAAAGTGGTGTATTTGGACAAAAATTTAATGATCTTTTAAGAAGTCATCCAGTGGAGGAAGACAAGGAGAAAAGTTGGAGGACATCACTCCGTCAAGTTGGTAGCCTTTCAGGAATTGTTGTGGTAAATTCCAG GAATGAGTATGAGGATATCAAGAAGGTTGTTGAAGATGTTACTCATTTGCTTGACAAGACAGAATTGTTTGTTGCAGACTATCCGGTGGGAGTAACATCTCGTGTGCAAAATGTGATCAATCTATTGATggaacaacaatcaaaagatgTTTTACTTCTTGGGATATGTGGCATGGGAGGACTTGGTAAAACAACCATTGCCAAAGCTCTTTATAATCAACTTAGTCGCAAATTTGATTGTAAGTGCTTCCTACTAAACATCAGGGAAGTTTGGGAGCAAGATAATGGTCAAGTTTCTTTACAAGATCGTCTCCTTTCTGATATTTACAAAACAACAAAGATACCGATACGTAGCACTGAATCAGGAAAACTTGAATTGAAGAATCGACTTTGCCACAAAAGGGTACTTCTTGTTCTTGATGATATAGATAAAGTGGAACAAATGAATGCATTGTGTGGAAGTCATGAATGGTTTGGTTCCGGAAGCTGTATAATCATCACAACAAGAGATGAGCATCTGGTTAAAATGCGTGGCGTTGAACCTATAATTTATAGATTGGATGAAATGGATGATAGTGAAGCTATTGAGCTTTTTAGTTGGCATGCATTCAAGCAAGCATATCCAGACACAAATTTTTCTGTCCTTACCAAAGATGTAGTTGCATATTCTTCTGGACTGCCACTTGCTCTGGAGGTTCTTGGGTCCTATTTGTGTGATAGGGAAATCGAAGTGTGGAAGAATGCTTTGGAGAAACTTAAAAGGATTCCCAATCATAAAATACAGGAGAAGCTAAGAATAAGTTTTGATAGTCTTAGTGATGATACTGAGAAAGAGATATTTCTTGATATAGCATGCTTTTTCATTGGAATGGACCGAAGTGATGTTATTCAGATATTAAATGATTGTGGACTTTTCGCTGAAATCGGAATCAGTGTCCTTAGAGAGCGAAGCCTTGTAACTGTTGACAGCACAAACAATCTTGGAATGCATAATTTGCTAAGGGACATGGGAAGAGAAATAATTCGCGAGGAATCACCAGATGAACCTGAGAAGCGTAGTAGATTATGGCTTCATGAGGAAGTCCTTCATGTATTAAAAGAATACAAG GGAACTACAACTATCACAGGACTGGCTTTGAAGTCACCAAGGACGAATCCAATTTCATTGAGCACAAAGGCATTTGAAGAGATGAATAAACTCAGATTGCTTCAGCTCGAAAAAGTACAACTTGATGGAGATTTCAAATATATTTCTAGAGATCTTAGATGGATGAGTTGGCATGGATTTCCTTTGAGTCACATTCCTAAAAACTGCTGTCAGAAAGGTTTAGTTGCCATTGAGTTGGAATATGGCAATCTCAAAATAGCATGGAAGCAGGCTCAG TTGTTGAATAAGCTGAAAATTCTGAATCTCAGTCATTCTCATCAATTGAGAGAAACTCCAGACTTTTCATACTTACCTAACCTTGAAAAGCTAATACTGGAAGATTGTTCGAGTTTGTCTTCAGTTTCCCATACCATTGGACATCTCAATCAACTTCTTCTGATAAATCTGAAAGATTGTAAAAGCCTTCGTAGCCTTCCGCGAAGCATCTATAAGTTAAAGTCACTCAAAACTCTCATTCTTTCTGGATGCTTAATGATTGACAAGTTGGAAGAGGACATGGAACAGATGGAATCTTTGACAACCTTGAAGGCAGAAGACACTGCTATAACACAAGTTCCAAATGCACTAGTAAGAATGAAAAATATTGGTTATATATCTTTGTGTGGCTTTGAAGGATTGGTTCGGGATGTTCTTCCATCTATCATTTGGTCATGGACCTATCCAACAAATAATGTGTCATCTCTGTTTCAAAATACTCTCTATCATCTATCATCTATGATCAGAAAACTTCCAAAGCGTAGTAGTCTTTTGTTGGAATCCGGTCTGCAACTTGAGATACCTGAAGATGTGGTCTTGAAAACATTAGATGCTACAAATTGCAAGATAACTAATCTTGATGAAAATGCTTCCGTCGATGATATCACAGAAGATGAGAATGTGACTGTTTTGGATTCTGATGATATGGAGACCGATATGAATGAGAATGTTTCTGATTTTGAAGATATGGCAGTTGACAGAAATGCTGTTGTTTCTGATATGCTAACAGATAAAAGCATTGATATCATTTCCAATGGAGGCGAAAGT AGAATTAGCAGATTCTCCAGACTTCGTTCTCTTGTTCATGTTGTTCTAAAGGCACGACTATTTTGGTTTGGTTTTATTGCTGTCCTAATTTGGATCACATGCAGTTATTCTGAAAATCAACAATGTTCAACCTCATTTCAAG TATGTCAGCACACACCCACTTTTAAGGAAGCAGAGGTAATTCCCAATAAGCAAGTAATGAAGTTGTTAGAGGAGGAAAGTAAAAGAAAGAGTAAACTCTCATATAGTCGAAGAGTTGTGGAGCCTTCCCCGGAAAGTAAAAACATCGAAGCATCGGCAACCATCAAGAACTCCAGGCCAAAGTCTAAAGGAGATATGCCTTTAGTTAAG ACATATCCACCTGCAATTGCTTCATTATCTAACTCTCAAGAGATGTCAGACAATTCAGAGTATGATAGCAATACTCAAAATCAAGATGAACTGCTTCAG ACTCTTTTTGCTTCAAATCCTAAAGATGATGAACTTGCATTGATTGCTGATCCTACATCACTAATCATCACTCAAGAAGACAATGATTTGCTTGCAGAACTAGAACAAATCTTGTCAGAGAGCTATGTCTTGTCCGCGAATAAGGTCACTTCTGCTACTTCTGTTTCAGAACTTCAAAGTCTTCCATTGATTGCAGTCATTCAAAAAGTACAACTACTTTTGGATAATGAACTAGAAGCTTTGGTAGCAGATAATGACATTAGAAAACAGCTTCTTGACTACTTAGCTCATCTGGTTCAAATGAAGTCACAAGTCCCCACAAATCTTCAGAAGTTGgtcaaggagattaaggaatttTATGAAGGTTTTCTTGGTAACTTTCCACCTATTCAAGAAGTCTTGGACAATCATCAAAGGTTAATTGACACCAAGAATAGACTTGAGGGGGAGCTCGAAATAGCCAAGGCAAAGCAGGCTCATTTTTCTACTTCAATTTCTAAAGGGAAAGTGAGGATCAATGAGATGTCAAAAGAGATCAATGAGTTGCAGGTGAAACTTAAAGCCTTATATGACAAGAGAGACAAATTAAAATCCACTGTGAAACTTTGTGAGGTTGAAACTATAAACATCAATAGGAAAGCTGTCACTTGGGTGAAAGAAACTGAAGAGGTTGTGAGCACTCTTAAGGCTTCAGAGTCTGCCTTCAAAAATGCTGAATCTTCAAAACATAATTATGAGAGGAAGCTAAGTGAATTGAAGCGAGCTCTTGGGAAAATTAAACATTAG